In the genome of Triticum urartu cultivar G1812 chromosome 5, Tu2.1, whole genome shotgun sequence, one region contains:
- the LOC125511078 gene encoding nudix hydrolase 16, mitochondrial produces MCDLVARTGRHQQRYEDGRRLVAGCIPFRYRADETSGDEQKKVVEVLMINSQSGPGLLFPKGGWENDETVEQAAAREAIEEAGVRGDIVQFLGFYDFKSKTHQDACCPEGMCRAAVFALHVKEELASWPEQSTRRRTWLTVPEATSQCRYQWMQEALLTGFSEWHDNWSKGGSAGGDPI; encoded by the exons ATGTGCGACCTCGTGGCCCGCACGGGTCGCCACCAGCAGCGCTACGAAGACGGCCGACGGCTCGTCGCCGG GTGCATACCATTCAGGTATAGAGCTGATGAAACTTCTGGTGATGAACAGAAAAAAGTTGTTGAAGTTCTCATGATAAACTCCCAAAGCGGACCAGGTTTATTATTCCCCAAG GGAGGATGGGAGAACGATGAAACGGTTGAACAAGCAGCTGCTCGAGAAGCTATAGAAGAAGCTGGAGTTCGAGGAGATATAGTG CAATTTCTAGGTTTCTATGATTTCAAGAGCAAGACGCATCAGGACGCGTGCTGCCCCGAGGGCATGTGCAGAGCGGCAGTGTTTGCGCTGCACGTGAAGGAAGAGCTGGCCTCATGGCCCGAGCAGAGCACCCGCCGGAGGACCTGGCTGACGGTCCCCGAAGCCACATCACAATGTCGATACCAGTGGATGCAAGAGGCCTTGCTGACGGGCTTCTCCGAGTGGCATGATAACTGGAGCAAAGGGGGCAGTGCAGGTGGCGACCCAATCTAA
- the LOC125506218 gene encoding adenylate isopentenyltransferase 5, chloroplastic-like, with protein sequence MPMISVAPPPALAFPRLTTLTMPPPLIALPDRAHADAPRPPPPLLVRHAAAKHKAVVVMGATGTGKSRLAIDLALRFGGEVINSDKMQVYDGLDVATNKVSPSECAGVPHHLLGLVQDPDEDFSAADFRREAGSAARAASARGYVPVVAGGSNSYVEELVEGDRRAFRERYDCCFLWVDVQLPVLRDFVARRVDDMCRRGLVDEVAAAFDPRRTDYSRGVWRAIGVPELDAYLRSTGAGEEERASMLAAAVDEIKANTSRLACRQRGKIQRLSRMWRVRRVDATEVFLKSGAAADEAWQRLVAAPCIDAVRSFLLEDQECSMVAAAGKASVFASAAGNASVFAGRPATAVV encoded by the coding sequence ATGCCGATGATCTCCgtggcgccgccgccggccctgGCCTTCCCGAGGCTGACCACGCTCACGATGCCGCCGCCCTTGATCGCGCTCCCGGACCGCGCCCATGCCGACGCCCCGCGCCCGCCCCCGCCGCTCCTGGTCCGCCACGCCGCCGCCAAGCACAAGGCCGTCGTCGTCATGGGCGCCACCGGCACCGGCAAGTCCCGCCTCGCCATCGACCTCGCGCTCCGCTTCGGAGGGGAGGTGATCAACTCCGACAAGATGCAGGTCTACGACGGCCTCGACGTCGCCACCAACAAGGTGTCCCCCAGCGAGTGCGCCGGCGTGCCGCACCACCTGCTCGGCCTCGTCCAGGACCCCGACGAGGACTTCTCCGCCGCCGACTTCCGCCGAGAGGCCGGGAGCGCCGCGCGCGCCGCCTCGGCGCGGGGCtacgtccccgtcgtcgccggcGGCTCCAACTCGTACGTGGAGGAGCTCGTGGAGGGCGACCGCCGCGCCTTCCGGGAGCGCTACGACTGCTGCTTCCTGTGGGTGGACGTGCAGCTCCCCGTGCTGCGCGACTTCGTGGCGCGCCGCGTCGACGACATGTGCCGCCGCGGCCTCGTCGACGAGGTGGCCGCCGCCTTCGACCCACGCCGCACCGACTACTCCCGCGGCGTCTGGCGCGCCATCGGCGTCCCCGAGCTCGACGCCTACCTCCGCTCCAccggcgccggcgaggaggagcgCGCAAGCatgctcgccgccgccgtcgacgagATCAAGGCCAACACGTCGCGCCTCGCGTGCCGCCAGCGCGGCAAGATCCAGCGGCTCTCCCGTATGTGGCGCGTCCGCCGCGTCGACGCCACCGAGGTGTTCCTCAAGAGcggcgccgccgccgacgaggcGTGGCAGCGGCTCGTCGCCGCGCCCTGCATCGACGCGGTCCGGTCGTTCCTGCTCGAGGACCAAGAATGCAGCATGGTCGCCGCAGCCGGCAAGGCCTCCGTCTTCGCCTCCGCGGCCGGCAATGCCTCCGTCTTCGCCGGCAGACCCGCCACCGCCGTCGTCTAG